A window of Cydia fagiglandana chromosome Z, ilCydFagi1.1, whole genome shotgun sequence genomic DNA:
CGAGATGTTAAGGGTAGGTCTATTAAAAACAAGAATTCCAAATATTAATCAGCCTTTATTACGCAGTAAAAAAACTTTGACCGTCTAGATACTCTAGATACTCTTGATGATCGGCGCTGACTTTTGGGTTAGCATTATGCTGAGGTGGGACCATTTCGcggtaaactatttatttattttatgtttaacttTCTTTGTTGTTGTTCTGTACTTgtgtatgttatagtttatcacaaataaatgCGATGATAAATGCGAAATGCGATGAGATGTTATAACCCCACTAACTTCATCAAAATAGTTCCAAATCGAACTTGATTTCGCGTTCATTGTGCGTTTTTTTACACACTAACATTCACCACACACACTACACACAGtccgccttggtgcatcaatgtcatagtgtcaaaaaactgtttgaagcccagtatgtataagttactccaTGGTTTACTAAACCAATTAGTgttgcactctggcggcagaacattgcagtaatactccctattgaaattgcattaacgtttaacGGCCCCTGTACACATAATGGGCCAGCaccggccagtccaagggacgcaggtAGCattagatagcaatatcacttgctccctctaacgcataaatgggtCCCCCAGATTgacccattgtgtacagggacCTTTATGCTTTAAACAGTTCCATATGAGCCTATATCGAACCAAGCAGTAAAGTTTACTGTTAATAGTACGTTACGTACGAACGAACAAACATGAGTTAATATTGCAATAGCAATCAAtcttaatgaaattattttaatgtgtGCTCGATAGATCTTTTTTTTCAGTGAAGTATTACGTATGCGCGGTGGGCTGTCTctacttacatatttatctGGTAGACCCTGCTCTACCAGAGATCTGTATGTTCTGCTTTCATGCAGGTCATGCAGGGGTCTGTTGGTAAAATCTAgaaataaatagtaaaaatgCCTTAAAATACTGAATTCAATAGATTACCCTGCGTGGTGGTTGGTGGTGGATATGCTGATACTGGTGGTGGTAATACAGACGGCGTACGACGCGGGGGAAGCAGCTCTTCTATAGGGACAGTCGGAGGCGGTGGCGGCAGTGTTATTTGACTCTCTGGATCTGTCCACATATTTATTACATGAATACAGAAGATAAGCCAGCTAGTTGTCAAAATTTACCATATAGCACAAGTAGCGCACGTTACGTTATACATTATTTATCGTATTAAGTTTTTTCAGTTCTTAACTTTAGTATATAATTGAACATTTCGTAAAAAATTTCATTCACTGAACATATCACCACtatatagtactaggtacatggTGTTGCTTACAATATGGCTCAAACCAAGGCCATGATGTGGACCTTAATATTAACGACCTATTGTGACTttcatatacataatatatgttcAGCGAAGATTAATAGTGCTAAGCTAATTTTAGAAACTTATTTAAGTAAGTCATTgccctttaaaaataaaatgtcggcaaattaatagtacctacctatccaTTAATTTACGCTGTTGGTACATGGGGGTCAAATCGATATCTTTTACGGTACCATTAGACTAGGTTTTATTCTTACTGAACGTGACAACGACAACAAACAAAATCGCACCTAATTTGGTCTGGAGACTTTGCATGGCATCATAGAAGGTTTTGTTCAGAAGGTCGAGGTCGGCGCGCAGGCGATTCAAATGTTGCAGCACCATATCCCTGTCGTCCGCCACCTCAGCGGCCAGCAAATCCCATGGGTAAGGAGGCCCCAATATCCCACCAATTTGTCCACCTTGCCATCTgttaaaatacattaaaaaattagttcctataattggctttctgGATCTACTACAATTTCTATGTTAGTGTTGGATCTATAAatgaattgaataaaaaataaaataaaactcaaGACTATCAACACAGATAAGTCAGATAATACACAGAAAAGCCAATTGAATGTACAGTTGCGTGAATTGTATTCTCTATTCTCTACAGACTGCAGGATAACAGACCGCCGGCTGTAATATTGACAAGCAAGCCAAAACTAAAGCCATGCTTGAATCGAGCTGACACATCTGACACAAGTATTTGAATCTAAAAATAACTATGGAGTCCTTCAATTTTTCAAGAGATTCTGCTTCATTGATAAGGACGTGTGATATACAAGTCGCTGCTATATTAAAGGTTCATTGAACGAATACTGTTAAGCACTAACATTTTAAAGCGTTTTCTACCAATCCTGCCCTAGGCtccttattaattattattactgtATCACTGTAATCCAAGATAAACACCCTCACCGCCGGGCTAGCACATATTTGGCGTGACAGTATTTAGCCCGCgggatagactacccgtccttCTTTAAtcaatacagttagaaaaaaatgggtagtctatctcgccagcgattttttttttcatgtcaACCCTATGGTGTGggatgtcgttggataggtctttcaaaatgaataggggTTTTAGAagaacattttttaataaagtaaatattttcggaaataatcgctttGGAAGAAACAAAATGTGTGTGACAAGTTTTTTATCGTTTCAACTTTATAGTGTGGGATGTCGTTGGATAGGCCTTCCAAAATAAATAGGGGTCTGTAAACAACATTTCTTAATAACGTGAatcatttcggaaataatcgtttagaaagaaaaacaaaaggtttttccttctaacttttgaaccatctgtccaaaaaatatggaaaaaatCCTAATAATAGTGCTTAAAAAacttattcaaataaaattaaaacaaacttgatcagttaagccgtttatgagttatcgcTAAACATCTTCCcctctttttttatttaaaggcCTGGCAACCCTTATTTGAGACCGGATTTCCGCAGGCAACCCTATAccattgtatttgcaataaaattaccatcatttttatgtataaattgtaaaattcaagcgtcagacagatgagtgcaattatcgatatataatcagagatgtgacttatttgaaatacttgtatttaaaatgcaaatacaaaatgcaaaatacctattttgtattttgtatttaaataccttttgaagaaaactattttgtattttatttgaaatagttttgggacctattttctattttcaaaatacaaaatactttatagtaggtaggtaatgtaggtaggagttacaatctcttctctgatgttacaatcctggcaactctctcattcttttagcatggaactgttgaatctgttttaGTAACGTCGCAAATGACCACAaccgtagcgagtggttaaaaaagtggaatcttgagtgttgcgagggtttcaaggcacgagaggagaacaaacttttctgccctggtgaaacacaaacgagacgttttcatcacactaacgagaggcattggCGGCCGCAGAggcaagcagtggtggccgagtggatatgacgtctgactttcaatctggaggtcgcgggttcaaatcctggctcgtaccaatgagtttttcggaacttatgtacgaaatatcatttgatatttaccactagcttttcggtgaaggaaaacatcgtgaggaaacctgcatacatctgcgaagaaattcataggtatatgtgaagtccccaatccgcattgggctagcgtggggactatagcccaagccctctcgcgcatgagaggaggcctgtatgctcagcagtgggacgtatataggctgaaatgatgaacgagaggcattatactagctgtaaaacattacaaattaatgctttaaaagttggccgttaaaaaccatcatccatacctacatcctaccggttaatatgagcaaacaactagaaaattTCACTTTAGagagaggattgatttcaaagaataaagagagtcttttcaactcggaaattccgagtaatactttttaattcagactaggtattcactactcagagtaccttttatcgcaaagtatgtgtatttttaaaaagtattttgaaaatacctatttcgtattttgtatttaaatacaaattcaaaaactattttgtattttgcatttgaaatagtattatcaaggaagtatttgtattttgtattatactttttataaagtatttttcacatctctgtatAAAATCACCTCTTTAACACTTCAAACACATAATATTGAtcggaaaaagataggcaatctatagttcgttttttttagcattagaaagaacttcgcagaagtaagcttgtggttccaaatccggcactttaagcggtaataatttgaagtaaattatatgtattgaccatgctacattagatagttcaataattattaacaattaaagagcctgataaaaactgcacgcttgcttctgtggagttctttctaatgctaaaaaaaacgaactatagttgatTTATGTTttacaagttgtatactttccattgaaacttatttcgttcgtcagacaaatcagtgtttaattaaaaaaaaattttttttcaaaaattgatTAAAAATAGCCTTaaccatatttctttaggcaacccttatctatgttctggaacatattttcttttataaaatataagttaAGACAAGGTCGACCATATATGTGGGATCTTAGACTATTAGGAATATGAGAATGTATAGTACTCGTAGTCAGTTTGTTttgcataataattatatatttacagaaattCACTGACTGTTCAATTGGCGTTGCCGGCGATGTAGCCTGTGTCCCTGCCGCCGTCCCTGGCGCCGTCCCTGGCGCCGTCCCTGCCGCCATCCCTGCCGCCGTCCCTGCCGCCGTCCCTCCCGCCGTCCCTGGCGCCGTCCCTGGCGCCGTCCCTGGCGCCGTCCCTGGCGCCGTCCCTGCCGCCGTCCCTGGCGCCGTCCCTGCCGCCATCCCTGGCGCCGTCCCTGCCGCCATCCCTGGCGCCGTCCCTGCCGCCGTTCCTGCCGCTGTCCCTGCCGCCGTCCCTGGTGCCGTCCCTGGCGCCGTCCCTGCCGCTGTCCCTGCGGCCGTCCCTGGCGCAGTCAATGGCGCGGTCGCTGGCGCCGTCGCTTCCGCGGTCGCTGGCGCCGCACTGGAATGAAATGAATTTAAATATAATCACATGATAGTAACATCGCAGGTACTCTGAAACTTACTGACaaatacttagggcatactgaaaattcatggactggccacttaaaaaaaataagtcttttcatatatcagaattcagaaactttcagtatggcctacgTATTTTAATGGTTAGGTACTGGTTAGTCTGAATTCTAATATGTATCAAAACcgggcaaaaaaaaacaaaaactaaaaaaacggtcacccatccaagtactgacccctcccgacgttgcttaactttggtcaaaaatcacgtttgttgtatgggagccccatttaaatctttatttcattctgtttttagtatttgttgttatagcggcaacagaaatacatcatctgtgaaaatttcaactgtctagctatcacggttcgtgagatacagcctggtgacagacggacggacggacggacggacggacagcgaagtcttagtaatagggtcccgttttaccctttgggtacggaaccctaataagtaTTTAAACGATTTTTCATCACAACACGTGCttatcgcttgtgagtttgggatggTCGGCGATTCTTGTGTCTTCGTGGTATTGAATCTCACTAAATTGTTCCGATCCCATGCCGAAACTCAGGAAGAGTGCTCTCGATATCAGATACAAGCTTTTCATTACTTTCCAGCACCATAGAACGAGGGATATTGACACAGCCTGTATAATACGCATCCCTAGTATTGTCGTCTGCATAGCAATGATTATCATTGATATGCAGCAATAACAGCGTTGGGGATAGCACAGAGCCTAGCGGAATGCCAGCGATAATGTCCACactatcggagcagcttccgtctactatACGGCAAAAAGCTAGCGTTCCATTTGTATAGCACAGTCCCTCGAGCAGACTcgatgccagacccgaccgaactccttatagtccgttttttttagcattagaaagaacttcgcagaagtaagcttgtggttccaaatccggcacttttagcggtaataatttgaagtaaattatatgtattgaccatgctacattagataattcaataattattaacaattaaagagcctgacatAAACTGCACGCTttcttctgcggagttctttctaatgctaaaaaaaacgaactatagctatatccagcctgactagctgccaatgcctcaccttgacTCTCGATGGCCAAAACCCAGCGGTACCCACCAGTTGCCGATTAGATCAGGAAGATTAAATATAAAGAGGTCGCATCGTCATTAAGTGACAAAAACGGCCTATTTAAATCTGTATATAGAATagtgacgtcaccttatatgcattttaatatgacACCATAAGTAATTCATTCAGTCGTTGTACTATTAATTAAATGCCTCTGAttggaaagtactttaaaaagccATAAGCGAGGTGGATAGGGGCTGcaaatcggcatagcctacgggcgcaaatgtctaaatccgacactgtcgagcgccgaacgcaattTTGACAAAAATCGAAAGAGCCGCGATAATTTCAGTTTcgttttagatttgggcgattataagcCTAAaagactagtttttgatagtaccctttcaaaccaattttaaggtagactaaatttgctacagtACGACACTAGAATGGTCTCTGTACATTTAATAGTTCTCCGAAATAAAGccttttaaaaaattcaatttttacgAACTTGTATTCGTAGGCTAGCGGCATCCCCTGAGACAAAAGTGCATACTCACTGCACTCACTTAGCCTACGAAGTGAATTTcagaaatttataaattttgaaaggctaATCTCGGAAGCTCCTAGAtctacagagacaattctagttgTAATTCATATTAATTCATATTGTAGTAAATTTAGTTTACTTTAAAAACGACTGAGAAGATACCATCAAAAACTAATCCTTTaggggttataatcgcccagaTTTAAACAAAGTCAGAAATTTTGTCATGATTTttacaaagttgcgttcggtgCTCGAACttacaaacttggattattaatTGGCCcaacaacataaaaaaaaaacagaactaccggatttgacgcaaacgcaaaatgtataacattagtGTATTActtgttcttcttcttcctcgcgttatcccggcattttgccacggctcatgggagcctctGTAGAGTGTATTACTTATTGTAaaacaaaaaaagtaaatgaAAACTAAAGCGAACATGCTATACAAGAGTTATTGCAAGAAGTCTTCTCTTAGtaaaaagaagtacctacctacaatgcTGCAAAGGTAGGTACTCCCTTAAGCTTATAATGTACATGATACTTCCTAATAGCCCCCATTTAGCCTTTTTTCAGTTTTGACAGTATGGTGACTACGAAATCCTACACTGAGCATGTCCCGATATGGTTTAACTCTAAGACGCTGTAAAAACCTAGGTATATCTACTATACGTGTTCACTCGGTACCTAAAGTCAGTAAttcgtctccagttactaataTAACTTGATGACCATGCAGTTTTAATGGCGTTATTAATAAACGCAAGCTTCAAAAAAACAGaagttaatttatgtattatCTCTTTTTAACAATTACATAAGCCAAAACGACAGATTAAGACAAACGATAGCTAATTGCGGGCTTGTggtgcgtttatgaataaaagtTTATTAATTTACTATGCTTGATGATGATCAGGCTGAAGACTGTGAAAGTGTCACCATAAAAGTAAAATCTTATGAAAATATGAGATTAATAGTAGCTACTTCCATACAATCTATACTTCGTATCCTCAAGGTCGGTGCAGAAGAATCTACCCGCATAACCACAAGTGATTACCTTATTGCCGGCGGTCTCGCGCTGCCTTCCTTTATCAGGTCTTCGACAAGGGAGCTAAGCTTGGTGAGCCCCGTCTCGGCCGCTTCCAGTCGGGACGACACGTTTAAATTTGTCCACATGTCGGTAATTGCCTTCAAGTTTGTTTGAGACCTGCGCAAAGGAGccatatatacacggtgtaacatgagtaaaccgaataattttaacagcgtattcctgatgatatttagagacaaaaatgtcctataaacttttttaataaacgcctagtttcagagataatataaatttaaaaataaacaagtttttgttgttacaaaatttaaaatgcctttttgatggtaatgttgctgctatgggacgtagtctaaatatcctcattgatagatgtcaaaaagtgacaagtaacactttgcaaaaagaagattttacgaaaataaaatgtaaaaatcaattttaagtaacaagtttaccaataacatttattttttatgtaaaaatacattcaaaaaattgaaaaaacaaaacaattttttttaattttttttgcgaatttgacctaaactcatattacattttttccttcttttgaccccagaaatgcgtggttaaaattattcggtttcctcatgttacaccgtgtatatatgtCTAAatgctaattaataattacctcTAGTCTTTGTTCTTTATACACAGTCAGTATCTTGTTGAAATTTCTTGGTCATAAAGCGTTCTCGTCCTCATCGTCTCAAAAGCGAGCGTCATAGGTATAGGTTATAGGTAATCGTATAAGTGTGTGCGTGTAGCAAAAATAACACTGTCAATTTTCAACTAATTAAGTTTTGGCTACGTCTATCATGAGATACATATTTCAAGGCAgataatattattgtattgtggCCATTTTTCTGTCCTACGTTCAACCGGCATAAATGCGTCTGGGTTGAAGATTCAAAGCGAATCATATTATGTATAACTATTGAAGCCGTTCCATACTTCGAACAAAGAGGGTTGcaatctcggagtaattaacaatggagccgccattaacaggcgttcccctctgtcgaaaataggcggccaatggtcaaccacatgtatggactgacgtttatctgacatgacgtacctatacatttgatgtgcccctcccccgcaaaaaacggcagactattttgtaccgaaaattttagacatggcgtctccattgttaattactccgaggttgcAATACTCGTAAATAGTTCTAAAATGATCCGTTTAGAAGATATCTCTAAACTTTTGGACGCCAAataccgatatatccgcaccgcaggtcctacgccaaagactgattaatcggtcacagatcacagagcaacatagacctacgtgcatatgcataaagttcaatttcagttttgacacttcggtgacgtggcgtccgagtgacagcttttgtgtttgacacggcgttgAAAAGGTTAGGTACTACTAATAGACGCATCAGACGCATATATGTGTCCCAAATGACCTTACACCATAACACCATACGAACCTGACTTCCTCTAATATCTTCTCGTTCTTTGGCATACTACCATAAACGCGATCCTTGAGGTCTTGAACAACGTTCTCCAGCAGGTTGAACTTGCTCAATGTCACCAAAGACAGTTTCTCCGAGGACGCCAGCCGCCGGGGCTCTGTGTCCTGCTTAGCCAGTGACTGCTTGTGCTTGCTTTCTGTCCCCTTCACAACTCCTTCCTGCCCTCCAGCCTGTTCAGGTGGGCGTTCTACCTGAACAGGCTCTTGACTATCCGAAGTAGCTTTGCTTATTGTGGATTTCAgtccggcggcggcgggcggcgctgCTTGGCCTCCTTGCGGCGGCACACTGTGATCCGCCACGGACAAGGGTGCTGCATACCAAAATTAAATATGGGGTCGCAAACAACTGTTAATAGATACCTAATAAATTTGTAATACATTTTCAAATATGGACTTATTTCATGATACTGACggtaaaaacaataataatactcACAGATTTCCCTTTTGATACGTTCCACTGAAAaataaattgatttattttagaataggtAGGGGTTTCATTTAAGGGCCAAACAGATTACTGTGTTACGTctctcctgtagacatacaaaagagttaagggctataaaggttaatattcttatttaacccttatccacgtgaaaaggtcctccttttatttctttagagaactatgataaaattattactacatgcccacaagctgttaactattgcccacaggagagaaaactagtgtgttcgcgcgaactgtacatttttctacAGGAGAGACGTGACACAGtaatctgtttgacccttaacTTGTTTTCTGTTGCGCCTAGCTTACTTGTTGGGGAGAGGTATTCTAGGCACCTACCTCCCTTGGCACTCAtcgtatttttttgtttttatatttcgcAAGTTCTTTTACTTTTGGTTGCTTTTCTGTTCAAAACTCAAAATTTAGAACGTAAAATTGTAATTTGAGGGTATCTACATTTTATTTCCGTAAATATAGAATAAAAGACAATTCAAATGTTTATAATGGGTCAGGTTCCTATTTTTTCAGGCGAGTGTTAACTGAAAATGATAAGTTATAGTACCACCccggaaaatataaatattaataagacAAGGACAAAAACAAAAATCCAGGTAAAATAAACGGCGAAAAAGGGGCTATGGCGATCTTGGCATTGGATGCGAATTCGCGCGGCGCTCCGGTGTGCGAGCGGGATGTCGCTTACACACCTACGCACATAGCGCTCTCaggttctaactgacaggccgatactgtccggcggactgttaatcagtgggcccctttaaaagcAATGAGATGAtgtcttgtaaaaaatatttacttcgCTACGATCTGTTTGCTATTCGTCAACATTAAATATCtatatttagaaaaaatattaagtacttaattataCCTAGGTACTTCATTAGAACttaatttaaatatgtttaaGTAAATATCTTATTTACCTACTAAAAGTGTAGACTCAGCAGGAGCTGTgggagaaaaaaaaaagaataagtaagataaataaatgtaaCTCTTTAAAAACCTAACTTTGACACAACACCGTTTTTAACGtgctttacaaaataaaatatctgtgagaccgagctttgctcgggaACCATATAaaaactagatcgatttttcgtccccgaaaaccaccatatatcaaatttcatagaaatcgttagagccgtttccgagatccccgaaatataaacatatataaattaattaataaatatacaacaATTGCTCGTTAAAAGGTTACAATTTAGCAATTTTATCGGTTGTATAACCAAATTTGTCCCCGCTTGAgtctttactatgggaccaacaccgAAAGCGCGAAAAAAGAATTACCCTCCcataaacaagaccgaagtgatcccataagtgttccgtgaacaaagtttcgtacggaacactaaaaaaatggaccagccaatatgtaagccaattttttttctgtTATGTTTCTGTgtgtacttattttttaatcCTTTAATCCGCCAAATACCGCAGCAACCTTAGGCGGCGGCAGGACCGGAAAAAACGATCACAATAAAACTGCGTAAATTATAACTTACGTATAGATGGTTTTACTGTCTTGGGTTTCATAGGCTGAAACAATGGACaaactaaataaataggtacctatctaaaacCTACTTACCAGAAAACTTCAATGTAAAAACCTTTTACGGAAATGGGAGAACATTTAACATGAGAACTGCAGATTATTAAGAAAAAttgaggtaggtaggtacttattactgCAAATTTTATTAGGCCGTACTTACTTTATACTTTGAAGTAACCTAGTTCTTGTATTAAACAGCAATATCAAAAAAAGGCAATACTGCACAGATGCCACAGATACCGGTAATATTTAACTCTTGTAAAAATCCAGgccaatatccagagaggaaaatgtcCACAACGTTTTTATGGAAAAATGACAAATGTATCCTCTTAAATATTAGTGTGTACGGTACGTACTCGTATAAAATATAGAATTGCCTACTGGTCCGATCAGATTAATCAGCAAATGAAATACCTGAGCGGCAGTGGTGGCGGTCTCGACGATATACTCGGTGACAGCGACGCTGTGTACGTCCTTGATCGGGCGTATGGCTTGCGGCGCCACGCCGCCGTGCAGCTCCACAGGCTTGTCCAGGGCGTTCAGCTGCTGCGCCAGACAGTGCAGCACGCTGTGCAGCATGCAGAAGTCCACTACTCCAATCTGCATGTCACATGTTGTTACAAGGTGAGTTTATCTGGCCAATACGCTCATATCGCGAATCGTTTCTAAACCGCGCGTGCAATAAACGAGTTTTACAGTCATAGCCGTCTTATAGTATGCTGGTGCCCTTTTGGAAATTAAAGAAAGCGAATCATACTAACATGTTTCTACTATGAtctctatttattatgggtaatcaaatatactgtgaCTAGTGTGACTATATGTAgtgggtgaggtgttcaaaatgatcttgacgcgactttattgtaaagagaataagagcgcgtcaaggtaattttgaacaggTGTTCAAAAgtgtccgcttagcaacttctgctgctgactgtaggtaaTTTGTTTACGGCATAGGACGACTCGCGCACAGTAAAGTTTATACACAGAAGTACCTTAAATAGGAATGAATGATGAGAAAAAACTGGAAAAGTTCTATACACgagttttaagtaaaaaaagaaAGAGTTCCTACTCGTAGGTACCTCTTGTTACTAGTCAGTTAGTGCATGGTTCGTGCTTACCTCCGGCGTGCCGATTGCCAGGTCGATCATGGACCGGATGTCCGTTAGAACCGAAGCACCTGTGCTTGTGGAACCTGCACCAGAAACCAGGCGAATaaatccgtacacggcgggaagaagttgataactagAGATATTCTaccgaagaaatttgaactctaaataaaatcacttaaggttcaaatttattCCATTTTTTGCCGACCAGaaatcaacttcttcccgccgtgtacggaaatATTTCCTGGAGACCGATTGTTCTAGCGTAAACTCTACCAAACTACCTAATaattatatgatttttttagcctatttgtttgaaatattatatataatttaaattgtttagtCGCACCTGCACGTCATTTGAAGAATGACCTAGAGCTAGGCTTTCGTTATATCTATAACGAAACCTATTGACGATTTATTTCACTTCACAGTAGGTAGTTAAGTAGTACTTCCGGAATTTTGGGAATAAAAACATTACTTAATCTGATGTCTTTATGAATGAGTAGGCGTTCATCAGTCCAATTATGAAAATCAGCTAATATCATTTCCTAGTTTCCGGAAATGTTTAGAAAGATGAAAATAAAGACTACTtatgaatgataataaaaaaattgtgcaGTATCACAACTTGTTAGGTACGGTATACTAATCTTAATTATTGATGTAACTCACCTGCCATATTCAGTTTACCGTAAACATA
This region includes:
- the LOC134678107 gene encoding uncharacterized protein LOC134678107 gives rise to the protein MAGSTSTGASVLTDIRSMIDLAIGTPEIGVVDFCMLHSVLHCLAQQLNALDKPVELHGGVAPQAIRPIKDVHSVAVTEYIVETATTAAQPMKPKTVKPSIPPLSVADHSVPPQGGQAAPPAAAGLKSTISKATSDSQEPVQVERPPEQAGGQEGVVKGTESKHKQSLAKQDTEPRRLASSEKLSLVTLSKFNLLENVVQDLKDRVYGSMPKNEKILEEVRSQTNLKAITDMWTNLNVSSRLEAAETGLTKLSSLVEDLIKEGSARPPAISAAPATAEATAPATAPLTAPGTAAGTAAGTAPGTAPGTAAGTAAGTAAGTAPGMAAGTAPGMAAGTAPGTAAGTAPGTAPGTAPGTAPGTAGGTAAGTAAGMAAGTAPGTAPGTAAGTQATSPATPIEQWQGGQIGGILGPPYPWDLLAAEVADDRDMVLQHLNRLRADLDLLNKTFYDAMQSLQTKLDPESQITLPPPPPTVPIEELLPPRRTPSVLPPPVSAYPPPTTTQGTIPAPSTPTSRGSTGVSAFTDRLALLERRIKECCESMGKDKGTTGDQLNNFQDQLDHLMRQVGALHEDIAVLKLSPNLAKDLEGLLTLYQTVQDMQEQLQQVNDLARQLAGEKDDRHQHIKALLEQIEILKTIKMDREDMVEAMAEKADLRMLARKVSHDQFEMACDDLSRGLDHALGKLNTQEALWQQVLDDVQREIESKLDKMELSPLKEFFEKKLRLLQDNLKQMASLRRNVEAAGTKKRLLRDVNCISCDADAVMSLENTTAMASKPLPAHLSMKPYLSYELDTIRKTQASSLPQRNLHDWETIEKQKAPKAPVKVRSDTDKHICNRYCGGSHTTTTPAQRVARTGHFIKQWGPDVVPLSSGLAAGDDGRLYKVTTTEHANVGPGGSVDPICTKKPRSPEPSKTLPKAPIILNKECRCLDWSS